The following is a genomic window from Paralichthys olivaceus isolate ysfri-2021 chromosome 3, ASM2471397v2, whole genome shotgun sequence.
CACACGTTACCTGTGATATTTCAGGTGTTTCCTCAGTTATATATATCAGTGTGAGACCGGTGGGGTCATTGGGCCAGTGTTTGTTTAGATCAGGTTAAAGAAGGAGGTCGCAGGAGCTGCAGGGGTGCGTTGGATGCGTCAGTGCGCACCCAGATTTTGGGGGGTAGCCCACTGGTGTTACGTAACAACAGCGGTGAGCTGCATGATGAGCTCTGCACAACCGCCTGCTCTGTGGAATAGTCAccggctctgtgtgtgtggctctgtgGCTCTTATGTAACACCCCaaacccccaacacacacacacaaacacacacacacaggcaggtcaAAAGAcacagtttgatttgtttgtcatcagcccccccccgcccacacacacacacagacacacacacacaccacatttacacaaatataGGTTAAATCAAGAGAATAGACCGcgcacacttgcacacacacacacagacacacacacacacacacacacacacacacacacacacacacacacacacacacacacacagcctttatcttgaaaatcattttttgcGCAGCCATTTGACTCCTATGCGTAAAAGACGAGTAATCAGATTTAATTATGATTATCTGTGGTTTGGGGGCCCTTTTGTATTTTTGCTTAtaagggaaggagggagggatggtgtgtgtgtgtgtgtgtgtgtgtttggaggggggcggggggggtgcAGTGCCATTAACCCTTTGATGCTAGCCGCGTGCATTCAGTCGACTCTGCCAGCAATTTGATTTAAAGGTCATTCTCTCCTATCGATCCGGCTTGGCGAGGGGGCGACGGAGTAGCGTAGGAATTGATCATCTAAAATAGAAGAGACGGTATTCGAGACTGTACAGACCTCTGCTGCATTTGTAATTGCTAAGTGCCAACCCCCAGCCCCCCTCCAACCCCACCCGTGTGAATTGGAATTGGACTAATCTGATTTCTATTAAAATTACCTTATTTTGAATAATAAGGTCGGCATGGTCAGCGTGTGTGCGCAGGACGGAGCAGCAGTGTGGGTGGGGTGCATCATAAGCGAAGAAGAGGTTAAACGACTGTTAACTTTGCGTCGTTTTCCATCACAGAAATATaaacgtgtatatatatatacacctcTCAGATTTTGAAGTCAGCTCTTGACTGTTTTTGACCAGAACAGGCGGGAGGTGTGCAGCAAGCCAGCCTGAGAGCGTGTGCGTTCATTAGTCATTCTGTTGTGTGTTATGAAGGCTGAGCTGTTAATGGGAGAAATGGTGTTGCATggtggagatggagggatgtgtgtaaggggtgagggggggttgCATGGCTGCATGGCGCAGCtccagagatggagaggagaggccAGGGGAATGGAAATCGATACAGATTCAGGGCTCGCCAGATCGGCCTTAACAATGTGGCGCAGACGCACTCTACATCCCGATCACATACACATAGGAGAGAAGGAGGCGACACGTATGCAGGACAGACTGGAGCTTGTGCTATATAATAATGTGCTGTGTTATAGATAGGCCATACAGTTATGCAGGATGGGGAGCTGTGGTCTCTATAGTTGCAAACAGTCCAAATCTTACAAAAATCAATCATATTTTAggctatatgtgtgtgtgataaatattaatttcagcCTACAACATGAAGATTTATAGGCTACTAATTTAAAGTGGAATTAATTGAGTTTTgcctccaccacacacacacacacacacacacacacacacacacacacacacacacacacataggagCATGCTTCCTCACTCAGGGCTGCAGATAATGATGCACGGCGTGAGGTGTCATCTCATCTTCCATGAGCTGCGCTGAACCCCGGGATTTAAGCAAAATAGCCCGGAGGTATAACCTCAAGAAAATGACTGTTGCTCTCCCACCAGAGGATTTCAAAGGCGATGCTCGTACATGCGCTTCTCGGTACTTACAGCTCATGCGCTTAACGAACAACGAGGCTCTGAAAACCGCAGCTGCACTGTTTACTCCCCTATCTTTCCCTCACACATCAATTATTAACGTATCAATCGATCATTTCGCAGGCTAACATCAAGCCGAGTCTtcatgcaggaaaaaaaaatcctgtttgaGATTAGCCTATCCCGCATCAATCACATCGTAATACTCAATCCAATTAAACCCATTATCCATGGCTCAAATGACCTCCCCAAAAAAGAGCATCACTCCTGACTGTTTAGGATTTATTTTTCGGGTGAGGGTCCAAATTTATTCCGCAGCTCccaatgcaaacaaacaaacaaacacaagccaGGGATGTGATTTAAATGGAAACCCCCGAGTGGCTTCGCACTGGACAGGAAAGTAGGATGCTGTGATTGACGCGATTGTGGATTGTAATATTGATCGATGGGTGGAAGCTGTTGGATGAAATAATGGTGTTTAGGGCCTAACCAAGAATGCTATTAACTATGTACGGGTGGAAAACTCCACGCTTACCACTTTGGACTGTCCTCAGAACTGAGACAAGATGCTGCAGGTCAGCGTTCAGGGCGCAcgtttcagcaccatggacagagccACAAAACCACAACATCTATATTTACCTTTATTGTGAAGGGATAGAATAAAAACCTGTAACCAGCTGTTACCATCCTCTACTAAAATATACAGCaaattaataatacaataatttattttagGCATCCAGTTAAGAAATAAGCCCACAACAGAACCTGAGAGTGGCTGGTCAGCtctgtgaaaaatatttttacgtAACTCAATATAATGATGGAGTGCTTTACGCAGGGAAAGTGCGCAGTTTGACAGGAATGTGGGGGGTGGGTATAGCTCCAGGACTACAGGGCCTGCCTGCATGTACTGCATAAACTGCGTGTGTAGTCCATTGTAATGTGTGATGTGAATGGCGGCCCCCCCTGCACCCTCATTCGCAACAATGTTTTCCTCCGCGTCCTGTGGGTCTTGACCCGCGCACCCCTGGCACGTGTCTCCGGCCATTCAGATGGTAATGAACCAACTGCGCTTTTCTTGTTGGACCTTGGTATGCCATGGCACAGAGGAATTACGGCCCAAGAGGAAATGTCTGGTGAGAAATAGCTGTGTATATTTCACGCTACTGGAAATTACAACGTGTTGATTATGGGATGTTAAcccaaatatacagtattttgtgTTGTGCAGCATCAGTGTGGAAAGATGTGTTGTAGGTGTGAGGCTAACCAATGGCTGCATAACCCAAACCCCAAAGGGCaaatgagtgagagagtgtaCTTGATTACAGTATAGAAAAAAAGGCCTGTGCAGtagcttctctctttctttctctctttttttaaaacagctgtCCCTTTTCCTCACCCTTTTGTCcggctccagccccccccccccccccccccccccctcactctctctctctctctctctctctctctctctctctctctctgctccaggGGAGAGACCAATGGGAGAGAGTGCTGAGGCGGGATAATTGATAGATGCACTGGCTATCCTTATCGATCAGGGCCGTATTGACCCGACCAAATACATTGAGATGGAGTGTGGAATTCAACACAGATGCAAAGACGAATTGTTTTCATCGTTTATACGATCTTTAAACGCCTCCCAAACCTCACGTCGCCCGGAGTCTCTCTCACTCGCACAGCTTTAACAATGAAGCTGCCCCATTTGTTTAACAGTGTAGTGGACTGATGCATGTGCCTTAAAGCGCAGAGGATATGTAGCATATAATAAAAAGCCTTCCTGTTTGCTTGGCCTTGGTGTTGTTGTCCTTACACAATAGGTGGGGAAGCATGTGGGTCTGTGCCCTCGTTGCAGTGGGAGATGTTGAGCGTGAAGGACACACAATCCCGCCAAACaggactgtatgtgtgtgtctgtttatttcGTTTCAGGGTTGGattgtcatgtgtgtgtgcagacactGGCATTTTCACATTAGCTAAGCAGGGCAGCTGCATTGATTTGTGTGACTGTGATGAATTTGGAATAGTAATTTGAATTTATTGATTGATGTGGCCGACCGAGTATGGCCCAGCCTCACTTTCAgcatcacccccccacccagcCAGCCACCCCCACATACTCTCAGCCCACATGCGGACCTGAGGATAATGGCGATTTTAAATGCAATAAGTAAAAATGTTGCTCCATGCATTAACATACGAAGTCATTTGTCATTTCGGCCAAATTAATTCAGGGCGAACAATGCAAGCTGGAAACCTGCTGTTTCAACAAGGGGAAATAAACAGATGTAGtagaaatattatatttaaaagaaacatatAGTGttttataatacatttataacTACTTTATAACAACAATCTATCTAGACTTAGTTAAATTTGAGTATTGTGcagccctacacacacacacacacacacacacacacactatgtttGATTAATACAGATACAGATGAATACAATGTGGATAAAATTATCATTTTGAAATTGTTATTTAACGGTAATAATGTCAATTGTTAcacatatatttacacacacatattgtatGTACtgttgtacacaaacacacagacacaaaatgttgtgttcGATGAAAACAGATACAGATTAATACAAAACGTTTGTCATTGTAGAGTTAATATGCTAATTTCCTCTTCTCACTTTTTGAAATTGTACTGGTTTGATTGTATTAATTGTATGTAGagatacatacatatacacgcATATTGTATGTATTAGATTAcacgtacagacacacacacgcacctcaTACACCTGTACACGCCGTCCTACCACATTACAATACGCAGTAGGTGATCAGTGCGCGCTGGACTGTGCCACACTCCAACATGTCATTGGAACTGGGGGGTTTTATCCTGACTCCGGGTGTGGAAGATATAAAACCCCACAGCCTAATTAGCTTTAACAGCAGTGGCACTTAAAGAGACAATTGTGGGAgtgtttaaatctttatttaccAGAACCCCACTAAATGCGCAAAGGAACAATTTACATGCCATTAAGTGCTTTTCAATAGGGCATCGACTGGAACTAAAATATGCCACTATATCTGCTTAATTGAACTGTTCTCTGAAATACGACGCAGAGGAGCTGATTGACGTTTGAGAGCGCATGCACATCTGAACAGGGCCTTTACACAAACATCAATGAGGGGGGACCTCACTCACATCTCTGTTTTAACCCCGCTGCGAGTCTCTCGGTTTCATTTACGTCCTGTTAAGCAGGCTGTAAGTGTTAAAGGGGTTTTAAAGGAAGGGGGCGGGGATGTTGGTTCAAATCACAGCGTTTAGTGGGATAATGTTTGAGCAATACAAATCAGAGCAATGGATCAAGGAGATGAAACCTCCAGGCAGAGGTACAAATCGTCTCTTAAATCGAGCACTGGGAATGTCGAGGACTTTCTGTTAGTGTGTCCCACTCATGCTTCGACAGCTGCAGAATATCTAAACAGGCCCTAAACCAACTTTGGAGACAAGATATCTCTTAGTGCACATGGCGACAACAGAGGCCAGAGAAAGACgcatctgtttgtgtctctgtctttctgatCCAAATCGATCAGTTATTATTATACGCCACTCTGAAAGGGGACCCCTGGACCTGAAATATTGATCCATTGAGGGGTCACGCTGCCCCTGACTCTTTGGCCAGGCCTCAGACGATCCTCGTTTGCGACGATTTGACAGGGGAAGCACCAAAGTATTATATCAAGTGCGTTTGGTAAACTGGGTTATTTGAGCtgcagttgtctcagggtgtaGGTTTGTTGTGGTTTCGGTGTGTTTTAAGTAATAGCAGCGAGATGTGATCAATTCTGGTCTCagctttgattttctttgtttggtctcttcctctgtgtgtttttgtttgtgtgagggagagaaaaagaaggtgAGAATGGgggagaggggtgtgtgtgcaggcttTTTCCGTGcgtaaaaaccaaaacatgtctgTACGGGCTGTGTTTGCACCTGTTCTGATTTGGATAGATGCCACCTCTCTTTTGTTTATAGCACCCCCAGTTGCTGCACAAACAGCTGTACTATCATGGATTGTAGCATCAATCAAAATATAGATCCCCCCAAACATTTAACACCCAACTGTCATGATGAAGTTTTCCTCGATACAATCGACTAATAACTTCTAGTAATGTCTGTTTGAGCAGGTATTGACAGTCTCGCCACATTGACTTCTAATTGATCCCTCCACATCACTCAGGTTGGGAGCTGTCTCCTCACTCACCTGCAAGCCTAAGCGCTGACATCCGCTGGAACTCGGGCTCCTGCAGCCACTTCCACATCCTCCTGAACGTCTCCCGGCCAGACTTGAGTTTACTCCACGGTTTAGGATTCCGCAGCAGGTCGGACAGAGTTCCCTGGGACCGGCACAAGATCCTCTGAGCAAAGATGGCCTGGGGGATGCTGTAGCGCTTGAGCTCCGCTGTTATTCGCTGCGCAACCTCCTTGGTGTTTATCTCCTCCACCTGCCCTGACCCGGCTCCCTGCCCGCCTCCCACCACCGTCTGCCTGTCCCGGTCTGACAGCATGGACCCGTTTGCCTGAGAGTGCGGATGGCTGTGATGGTGGATGCCATTCAAGGATGTCATGAGCCCGGCCCCGTGGCCCCCGAGACCCCGGGCCAGGTGCTCCTCGCCCCGGGACAGCATGGCTGCGTGGGACTCAAAGCCCCCAGAGGAGAGCATCTTGTCGTTGGACAGGTGAGCTCCGGGACCGTAGGCGCTGAGAGTCTGCTGGGAGCTGTGCAAAGACCCCAGACCGTTAGACAGAGGGGACAGGGGCTGCCCCATGCCGGACATGTCTTTGGGGTAGTGGCCGTACAGGTTACTCATGGAGGCGAGGCTTCGGTCGTCCCTCATCAGGGTGAAGCTGCCGCTGACATTCCCGGCCGCGAGTCGCTGGTGCGCCGGGTGATGGTGAGCGTGAGCGTGCGGGTGCGGATGGTGAAATTTCTCGGAGACGGTGGATATGGGGGGCAGGTGCTGCAGCGGCGTCAGCGTGGTGTAGGTGCTGCTCAGGCTCATCCCGGAGTCGCACGACATGGTCATGGCCGGATGCAGGGGGCCGGACAGAGCGTGGTCCGTGCGGTAGTCCCCCGCTCCCTCTAGTATCGAGGCCATGCTGGACACCATCGCTGACCGTCCGTGCGACACCAAGTTCCGATGCGACGCCGACGACTGGCGCGCGTGTGCGGAGTTCATTAAGTCGCTCGTTTGATGGGAGTGAGGTACACCGTGCAGATTTCCAATGTTTTCCATTGTAAGCTCCATTGTTGAAAGGATCTTTATTTCCACCCCTCTCGccactctcgctctctccctctctcttctcgctccctctctctctctcactgtcgcTCTATCTCACGCTCCTTTCCAATAAATTTTGAACGATTTCAAAGCCAAGCCATTGATTGTAGTTGCCTCTCTGCAGTCAATCCAGCATGGTTTTAAAAGATCGGGTCCCCGGCCGCCACACAAACTGCGCCGCAATCAAACCTCTGCGCTCGGTGCGTGAAGGTGTCTAGCTGCGCCTGCCTGGATTCTCTCCGCTGTGGAGCACCACTGTACCCAAAGCGCCGCTCCgctctctgtgtgtatattGACGCGCCCGCGCTCATGTCAGCGGTGAGACTGAGCCTGTGTGCGCATGTGCGCGCCCCCGCGGTGCATCCTCGCCCTCGCGCCCTCTGTCTGGGGCCCGTCTGAcgtcactgcccccccccccccccccccccctacatgTCATGGGGTTGTTCATGTTGCACACTGAACCCCGAATTCCTGCAAAAAGATTACATTAGACACTTgttaagataaaaacacagaagtgCAATCCTCTGCAATCCTCTTCGTGCGCAACATTTACCCTCAGATGGATAAGAGAGACTCGCTGCTTGTTTTCTCTGATAAAACCGTTTGACGCGGCGCCAGCAGCGCACGTGATGTCTCTGTGCAGGGTTAAATATTAATTGACATGTGTCACATTAGTGTTACAAGAAAAACACTTGATTGTCAGCAGGAGGTCTTGGTTTTAgtctttttaattgtttttgatCGTTACTCTCAAGTTAAATTTAATTGAACAATTTCATATATCAACATTGTTTTCGCCCACATGTGCCACATCTCACAAATCCGGCCCACATACAGTTAGGAATGATGACACTTGGGCGGTCAGCTCCTGTTACCAGATCTGAGCCTTATGgcatgtcaaccaaaggtggCAATGGTAGCTTGAATtagtttggtgtgatttgggCCAAATTCAATTCTtaaggttcacatccagattacacctcGTCTACAGCACCACATGTTTGATTTCAAAAGGCccatatttgttttttgatATTTGGACCACTATTCTACAAGTGGGGCACTTCAGGCTCACATCTGTTTTGTCTGGGCCACAAGAAGACCAGAAGTGCCACTTCATTGCCTGAAGTAGCCCACATCAGTATGCTATCATGTACAAGAAAGTAACCAGTCCTTTTAGACAACTGACTGTGTGGATGACCTTTGACACAAATTGTAATCAGATTACCAATAAAATTATATCTCCCTCGCCTTCCAATATCTTCCATCAGGCTTTCAGTCAGCTCGCCCtcagaaaatgtttctgaataaatctgttaagttttatttcatcatagCCTCCAGGCTTCGACCCCTCGCATCTTTGCTCCTCGGTGAAAATCAAAACTCTCAGACCCAGCAGCCCTCACACATTTCATGCCTTACAAACTTCTGTATATGAAACTTGGTGCTCACTGACGTCAATCCAGGTCAGCAATCCATCAATGTCAGAGTATGTATGTATGGATCAGGAGATGCATCGATGGGTTGGTGCCTATAGCAGCTCGTCGAGATCCAGAGGCTGGGTTTTGTGAAGGGGCTAATGAATATTAGGTTTCTGATGGAAACAGACAAGAAAATTAACTGAAGTTGTGAGTCTTCCATCTCCTATAAACACAAGATtcaatttatgttttatatattttatttcaggctTTGCTTCCTTATGTTTGGACACACAATATCATGAACACCTGTACAATGTTGTGCAGCAATACAATGACACACAGCCAATATTCCAATGTTCAATGTGTGCATTAATCGATAAGGTTGCAATGTGCAGCCTATAGTTCAGTAGACTTGTACCTTTTAAGGtgggtttttagtttgtctatATATTGTAAGCGGGTCATGATCTTTTGTTTAGCCAATTTGATTGGATCTAACCCATATTCTGCCAAGTCGAAACATAAGTTGTATCAGGGCTTATCTATCTCCATAGATACCAAGATGCATACTGTTTACAGTGCAACAGTTCCCAACACCAGAAATCACCAGGggacaatgtgaaaaaaattgATCTCTGGGTTGGGGACCAGCTGTCCATAAATGTCCCCTAAAATTGCAAATGACTATACTCATTTGAATCGTTCATTTGAATACAATCAActggagaaagtgtgtgtgtgtgtgtgtgtgtgtgtgtgtgtgtgtgtgagagagagagagagagaaggaggttACACATATTGTGTAGTCCGAGTGTGTGCAGTTGTCTTTGTGGTGACATGTGCTGGGGAAACTACAAGTCACTTCAACACCTCTGTGCCATGTTTTAGACATGTTTTAACAGACTCTGAGTGTGTGACTGTAAGTGTAACATGCGTGATGACtgacaagagtgtgtgtgttatcagtcACAGCTCCACAACAGCccgatggtgtgtgtgtgtgtgtgtaggccttGGTCGTTGCTGTGTAAACTGTGTTAACACTGTTACCAAGTGAGAAATCTTGGCATTTGCACCGATGTTATGTAAAATGAGGCCATTAAGATTTCGACCCGGAGCTTGAAAAAAAAGTCTAACCATCCAGGAAGTGGCATCACTAATCATTTGCAAATTGCATAAAATAATTTGCCTGGCCAGTGTTTACCAACAGCGAGGTCACGGCCATCCATAACTCCACTGATGAATTGTGATATCAGGGGCCCTggcactgcagctcctcttccaACCCAAAATAATGACCCTAAaaactgtgtctctgctgatTGCCAACGAGGGATTGTGGCTTTTGGCTTGTGCCATCAGGAGAACAGCAGTGTCCGCTTGGGTTAATGTCCCTGTATTGATCCCAGCAACCATTGCTATCGAAAATGAATTACCGAAGCCCGCACGGCAGCGAATCCGTCATCTGTGCTCAGCCAGCCGGCCAGAGCAGCTTATTGGTCGCGGTGGTGATGGATGTAAACTTTCATTGCTGGCTGCTTGCTCCTAATTCACCAGGGTTTACAACCCAAAACAAGGCGCAGCGGAAAGTTTTATACTCTCACCAAGAACTTGTAAACTTCATATAAGACCCCCACCCCTATATTTGTCTATTTCTTTCTGTTCGTTTTAATTGGGCTGCAGCACTAAGAGCATGTGTAACTCCACAGATTAAAAACCGCTGGCTCAACATGTTGTGGGGAACTGATCAGCACACTTTCCCCCATTTTTAATCaatgatgttttcttcttttttatgcAGCTTGTTCAAAAGAAAAGCCAAAACAGAATTTGAATACAAAGTAAACTCAGCTATTTAACCCCCcaatccaaaaaacaaaacaaaaatccatGCATGCGCCTAGAGCtcagttttaatttgtattttaatgtacTGTTTTGGAATACTTAAATAAGCATATCCTATGGCAAATACAATATGAAATATTAACTGTGTCGATATCTGCGGTGTGACTGAGGCGATGCCGCAGAGAGACggtgatttatttcattttaatcgCCCAGGAGCGGGCGAGGGGGTGGCCTCGGCACTACGTTGGCATCGACTttacgcacgcacgcacgcagacacactcactcacacacacagtataaaatACTTTTTCCATAAATAATCATTTGTAGTATTTTATATATAGGACTCATGGTGGTACAGTTTGTCCTTTAGAGTGAGCACAGAATGGacccctctctctatctctctccctctctcaccacTCAAGTCTTTTATGAGGCGCAGAGCATTTAGTTTTTATCTTTAAGCACTGCTGTCGTTTACTGATCAAATAATCAATACTGAACCCGGAGCTGAGCTCAATGCATTTCTGAAGGATCAATAGTgccaaaaaaaatctaaatgcattCTTCTAAAATGGTTtaagttctctctctctctctctctctctctctcagagagcgtgtgtgtgtgtgtgggtgtgtgtgtgtgtgtgtgtgtgtgtgtgtgtgtgtgtgtgtgtgtgtgtcctgtctcAGCAGTTTCATTACAGGAAATGACCACAGAGCACTCTGCTTTAAAAGTGTAACCTGCAGCTTTTCATTTGGCTTAGTGCTGAACTCAGACACATGgcatttaatttagatttttctctgTTCTACCACATGTTTACATTATTATGATTAATAATATACAATGATAGATAATAAGGGATTTATTATCGTTAGAAAtattcctttttaaaaagtaacaggctaataaaaatgtttttatccttcttcattttaaatatgaacTATTACAATGCAGCAAGAGCcccaaattattttttcacttcCCTCATaacgttttcattttatttgattttgatcAGACAATATTATATGAATTAAACCTCGATGAGACACGTGGGCTCTGTTTCTCTTTGGCCAGGTCTCCCTCACTCTTGTCTATTTCCTGAGAACGACTCGATAGAGACAGACTAATCTTTTCATGACTTCTTGAATGACTCCGTGGCTGATGCATCACGCTTAATGTATTCTAAAGTATATTTACTTGAATCTGGCTATTGGCAAAAGTTAAGTAGCAGTGTTTAGTAATGTCGCATTGATCAGGCCTCTGAGCAAGTCAGcgggacggacacacacacagacacacacacacacacacacactgatgtggcCTTGTTGGAAGATATATACTCCAACATCTATACCTTGTTTGCCTATGGCTCTACTTTAAgtaaccgtgtgtgtgtgtgtgtgtgtgtgtgtgtgtgtgcgtgtgcgtgtgagattacaaattttaatttaattctatTTGACAAATTTGACAATTTTTGAAAGAattatttgatttgactttGCTCTGTAAGgccatttgtttttctctctctcctcttttagCAGTCAagttaattcttcttttttaaatcgCCACTAGACCTTTAACTTCTCGCTTTGCCTTCCAACATATTCTACAAAGTTGCAATGGGCTACAGGCCAACTCAATAACCCCCTGTCTTTTGAATGTCACGCGTTTGTCCTTAAATCTTTCAACTGTTAGAACGCACAGAGATCTGCAGCCCAAATCTGAGAAAAGGCCTAAAATGGTTCAAGTGTTTGCAAAGCGTTTGGCCGCAGTTTGTTGAGGAATTAGTGTGTTTCCATAGATTACTATTTTGGCACATTTGCATTTG
Proteins encoded in this region:
- the onecut3a gene encoding hepatocyte nuclear factor 6 → MELTMENIGNLHGVPHSHQTSDLMNSAHARQSSASHRNLVSHGRSAMVSSMASILEGAGDYRTDHALSGPLHPAMTMSCDSGMSLSSTYTTLTPLQHLPPISTVSEKFHHPHPHAHAHHHPAHQRLAAGNVSGSFTLMRDDRSLASMSNLYGHYPKDMSGMGQPLSPLSNGLGSLHSSQQTLSAYGPGAHLSNDKMLSSGGFESHAAMLSRGEEHLARGLGGHGAGLMTSLNGIHHHSHPHSQANGSMLSDRDRQTVVGGGQGAGSGQVEEINTKEVAQRITAELKRYSIPQAIFAQRILCRSQGTLSDLLRNPKPWSKLKSGRETFRRMWKWLQEPEFQRMSALRLAACKRKEQEQHKDRNTAPKKQRLVFTDLQRRTLIAIFKENKRPSKEMQITISQQLGLELSTVSNFFMNARRRCVDRWHDDHGTSPGQPGPSATTFSKA